taactaattaaatgttgtatatttttttcattagggtacaactcAGACGGAAgcatatattatgaggtgattaggaacctagagagaaattgggtgctcccgaggggaaagaaggttgtgttgcagtagaatgctgctctacaacctgtaggacgagcctgcaatcgttttaggcGGGCTGAGGGCATGCTTATTAGGATcgggtcctacatacatatgcgggacgaatgagcgaaggtagataagcagattaagcaagctatgtgggacgcgctgatggtatgtttatgaatctaatttatttatttatttgaattaaacttaaaattaagtttGTCTTGGAATTTTTAAActaatgcttaaattgaatgtgcaggaggagttctatctacctgtatcaatagacaagcgcaaggcacaacaggAAGCGTTGAATGATATTGGctgtaagcaccgctcgtgaaagtcgaggttcaaaaccaagctagaTATTCGAGatggtgacacgcccgagattatACGTGCGAGAGTGCCAGACAATGCTTTTGCGAAGtatgacgcagaagatgtagagttcttgctgagcgattggtgcactgagcaaaaaagggtatgtaggtctttcattgtatgacaaaaaaatgttgtggttttttaataacagttcatttaattttattactactttaagtgtgtcaatgcttacatttctatcttcatgttcaatgcgtaggtgACCTCTGAatggatgaagaggctgcgggagcagaatgaccttccccattgtacgagatccaaaagttatgccagatttaatcacgatgaggtatgaacaaatacatgtttatgtttttcatatttgttgctaattgtttttctttttctttacactattttctcgctctctgtttgttatatatttcaactggatgacgacaaacatgtacatctggcacgccccccactcgcgccgcgtcattcgtgaagacccacacaaggaaggacggcacttacttgaatgaatgtacacgggtcctatgcgtatgctactgatctattttactaatatttctaaattatgtgtgtgatatggcattattcaatatatgagtatttcatgttgacgacgtacaggagaggatgacacagaatttatccagtgatccagccgccacgcagagCGTCTCAGCAGACACgatgcgttgggcaccgaacgacgcgtacgaacaggcggttgggaggcctgagtacgcagggagggttcggtaggttgggccgaacgttactcctgttcgggggacatgtttctcatacaggcctcgctcacaggggggaccatctgagggcacgtctcaggattgggccgaacacgcccggaagatggaagaaattCAAGCGGAGCTACGGGCTGagcgagagaggaatgacgcgttggagcagcgcatgcgacagttcgacgccatggagcagcgcatgcgacaattcgaggtcttcatgtcctcaatGGGAGTATCACAACCATGTCTTGGTGCTTAGTCTTCACCTGtaaacgtaggtagtacgtcgtctgttagtagtacATTTGCatgtatgatttatattgtgtataggacaaaattaattttaatttgttttcattacccctttaattttgcaagtaatattatatactttaattgtctatattacttgcaggtaatgcgacaacggttaatacgttgtcgcctattggacgacGGCTAAGCCAGCACTCCCCtatcgctacaccttcgcccgctacaatcgccggttggcgagaacacgcctgggacggtacctcgtgctccgcagggacgcccttcggatttgtagatattttgtgtaattatttttttttattaacgtatatgtttattttttgtaattattttttgtttgtaaagatttgcGTAGTTAACAAAtacattattaattattggtttgtgtaatttgattttgtgatatttttgggtaaaataaatattacgtTATTTGTgggttatttgtggtcggaaataagaaaattaaaaaaaaaaattaattaacccaaacaaattttaaaaaaaaaacaataacaaaactaaattgaaaaaattcaaattcaaattctattttttatttaattctttaattgtatttttaatttaattcaaaaatacaattaaagaattaaataaaaaatacaattaatttatttttttttttaaaaaaagaaccaaaatagACACGTGTATGAAGATACACGTGTTTGACTGTCAGACACGTGTACAAGAGTACACGTGGCCAGGTGGCCACGAGTATTTGAATACATGTGTTTGactgtcagacacgtgtattacaatACACGTGTTTGATCTGCCACATGTATTAGTATACACGCGGCAATTTGGTTAGTTAGTCACTTTCAGATCCAACACGAGCCTCACACGTGgcgaacagtttgccacgtgtactgtgttcgtacacgtggcaaactatAAGTGGCCAAATGCCactatttttgtagtgagtgtAGCATTATTGAGCAGATCGAGTAATTgttcaaagttcaaaccatCAGAAAAGTTGTGCATGCACTCCGCCGAGATCCAGCcgcggtctctctctctctctctctctctctctctctctctccattttggCATAACAAAACCATTTTCCAAACTCTAATTTGTAAATATCTTCTGCTGCCGGTTGTCTATTTTGGTAGGGGGTTGGCTTCTGGTGTTAGAGAAGTTACTGTGTGTCTAGCTTTGGTTTAGCTGTTTTGCTCTTTTGGGTTATTTTGCCTCTGTTTTGTTGAGGTTGTAGTTTTGGTTGAATGATCTAGACCAGATCTTGGATGAATGATCTGGACCACGATCTTTGCTTGATATTGCCTTTGGTGAGCTTGCCTTACTTGGAAGATTTTGAACAGGCGGATTTGGCGGTCGAATCTGTCTCCCCGACGCTAAAAACTTGTTTAGGTTTGGTAAATGTCCTGAATTGAAACATTATGATCAAGTTTAGCTTCTTTGTATCTTTGGCCAAATGGGTTTTCAAATTTACCATGTGGGTTGTGTCTGTTGCATGGAATCTCAAATTTTGATTTGGCCGAGGCTTGGGGTGTTATTTTGGTTGCAGGAAAGGGCAGCGCTTACAGTTTCAGATCCTCATAGATATGCAAATAAAGATAACCAAATTGTGGCTTATTACAacactaactttttttttttctttttttctttttttcttttttcgcttATGTTGTTCAGTCGGGTATAATGTGCAAATTTCAAAACTATCATAGTAGAGgaatttgaaaaataacacaTAATCTATGTCCATATTGAATTTCACATGCATATTTAGGAGAAGAGATAAATTGTAAATCCCATTTTTTATAATGCCCTTAAATAAtagtctaatttttatttttttttgaaatgttttagtgtttaattTTGCATAAGTTAGTGTTGTTTTAAGTTCTCTCTCAGAGTAATCAAAACTCAGGgttttcaagaaaatgaaaacacaaGGTAAAGAAATCTCAGGTTCCTTTACCTGAGATTGTAGAGATCActgaagataattttttttttttctattaatatGTGCAGTTATTCAACAAAAGAGCAAACTTCAATTCTCCAAAAGAGcttttttccaatcttcaaTTCTCCAAGCCACCCTCTACCTTCTAACAATTCCatcttctaatatatatatttttttctctcattaatTTCTAAAGAACCGGTTTTGaaaccaacaaaaattaaagagttcATCTTGAATAACTGcacaaattaatagaaaaaaaaaaaattatcttcagTGATCTCTACAATCTCAGGTAAAGGAACCTGAGATTTCTTTACTCtgtgttttcattttcttgaaaatctTGAGTTATGATTActttgagagagaaaaagaaaataattggtTGGACATGTATTAAGGTActgatgccttttttttttcaatagaaaaagaaaaaaaaaaaaaaaaaaaaaaaaaaaacccgaaaagaaaaaaaaaggttgtcatCGTCTCCTTTAtaggtttttgttcttttgtttggcAAGTAAAATATCAATTAACGAATGGCTATCAACATTCTTCTAATTTGGACAGTTCATGCATTATACCAAAACAGTAACAAAAGATAACGTACAAGCCATATATGGTTATGGTCGATCATTAATTGAAGTGACCAAACCGTAGTTGGCCCCCTCAAACTAGTCATGTGGCAAACATTTTTTTTCGTGGTGCCTGCCGCGCGCCCTGTTGGGACCctcaaccaattttttttttttttttttttttttctttttaaagaaaagtcCAACTACGTATTATTCACTTGATAATGtccattcaaatttttaatattgCCACGATTACTTCCTCTGATCTAGAGACGTTACCATGAAGCAAATCATTCATTTGCTTCCAAGGAAATGATTATCACTAGGACCATAATGTTTGTGGTCCGTGTTGGATTTGATCAACTGTTCAACAAATACTATTCTTGTCTGGACCTTCTTAGATATGGACATAttagaatttttctttgattgaaATTTTCAAGGGATGGTTGGCAACTCAAAATAACCATTTTCAAAATAGTCAAGAGATTATGATTAAATTGGCAGTTGAGATAAaagattttattattgtttctttaaattCTAATTGGAATTTTAGGTGTTCAATGCTTATTACAAGGTCCAAAAAATTTCTACTCACTCCatattgaatattatttttatttttattctctcaATTAAATTTTATGGGCTTTGTTGCACCAATCCTACTTGCAATAAACAATTCATAAGAGCATCTCTAGCAAACGTTCTCTATTTTGGCTATTCAAAAAATCAactttatctattttagttACTTTTATTTACAAATTCCTAACAAATTCtgtattcttttatttaaatattgttttttatttttatttttagtaaaaaaaaattgtgaagcACAATGGACACAACAGAAGGCCAGCGGCGAAGGTTGTTTCTGAATATTTCAGAAGGTGCATCTCCAACAATTAATTGTTTCTGAAGGTTGCAACCCACAAAGCCAACGAAAAAAAACTTCCATATATAGGGCATTCAACCTCCTCAAAAACCATGATACCGCTGCTAATTTTCCCCTTTAATGTTTCCGTCCAAGCTCCTGCAATCCTATCCCAAGCCAAAGTCCACGAATCTCAGGCATTCACTCGGTAGTAACCGATTGAAATCTGCCATGAAGAAGCCCATACATCAAAATCCATACATGAAGAAACCCATACATCAGAATCCTCTAAAATCAAAAACCCACCcccaaaaacatatttattcCCAAAATTATCACCCGCAAGAAAAAGATCCATTTGTGAGCGAATAGAAGATGGAGAGAGATTCGTGCCAGctagagagaggaagagagaattCAGAGTCAGCAAAGAGGATAGGGATGGAGAGATGATGTTTGAGAAATGAcaggaaaataagaaaagaaatgaaaagggaaaaatataatttggcCCTCCAAACTATTGTCATTTCTCCGAATAGCTCTTCAAACTATCAATGTTTGCATTCtggctccccaaactaccaaaacttgaaaaatatcatttttgacgaaatattcctataataccctgtCACGTggcatttttcattaaaaataataaaataatttttagaatttttttaaaaaacctaaacaaaaatttaaaaaataaataaacaaaaatttatttcttaattttattttaattttttttttttaaaagatgggtgtttgggATGACGTTATTTCCCAACCGCGACTCGATCTTCCCGACACCCTTCCGGTTATCGTCTATTTCTCCGGTAGAAACCGATCGAGAtcttccacaacgatgataTACTTGCTCAtcatttttaacaaaacaaaattcagattagaatcattcataacctttGAAAGATCAATAACATAGACATCGAATGATAGAAAATTAGCCATGTCCGCGTTCGAAGAGGCGGGGACGAGTTCACCGAGCTGCAGGCGTGCATCATGCCCAACTACGATGCTGGCCGGAAAGAAGCAGCACGTCCTTCGTTCGAtcgtaatatttttttaaaaataaaataaaattttagtttttaattttaattttttttgattttttttttttgattttttttttgattttttaattaaaaaaaatgacacgtgacatgggtattatgggaatattttgTCAAACTTGgtcttttcaaaagttttggtagtttagaagGCCAGAGTGTAagccttggtagtttggggaattaaattatattattccCAACGTTAAAAGCTAGAACAAAAAGTAATTtgagaaagaataaaataatcatCAGAGTGCTATAGTTGTTATTCATTAATTGTATTTTGCCTACTCTTTACCTAATctatgggagaaaaaaaaaaaaaaaaaaaaaaaaaaaaaaaaaaaaaaaaaaaaaaaaaaaaaaaaaaaaaaaaacttctcatAGTAGCTAAATTTAATTAACATAGAGAGTTTAACTCATTTGTTAGAGATGCTCTTAAGTACTTAGATATGATAGAATCGGAAATTATGATAAAGAGAAGCCAAAGCATAAATAAGGGTAAagcctaatatatatatatataaatcaaaacTAGTAGGCCATGGCCCCCTATTCCAATCGACCCAATAAGTACTAAAAAATATCTTCATGTAACTAACAAACGTACTATGATGGAAATTGCTTCTATGCCAATATAGCCAGGGTCATGTCATGTGTAACACAGGGATCGATCATGTCATGTAAGCTTTAAGGTGATCGATGAGGTACTATGATGGCTCCCTAATTTTGAACCAATAAGTATTAAAAAATCTCTATACGCAACTAACAAATGTAATATGAcgcaaagagaaatgatttttacaCAAGAACTATacacaataattatataattctACTCACATGGAGTAATAGAGTTGTGTAATTATTGTACGTGTATAGTTGTTGTGCAAAAATCACTTTTCATGATGCAAATTGCTTCTATGCCAATAGTGTCAGTCATGTCATGTGTAACACGGGAATTAATTGACCACGCCACATAATTAAGCTTTGAGGTTATGACGAGGGGTAATGGGTGATGCACGTATAACATTAGTACTCGTTTAACAGTACTCATATCGTTGACAAATTTGGCAAATTTGCTTTGATGTAACCCAAGGGTGCATGGCAGCCTCAAATATTACATGGACTGTCTCCCACATGTGCCTCATGATTTTGGATTCCATATATGTTTCTATATATGTCTCATTCACAAGACGCTTGACAATTCTCTGAGAAAAACGACGTCAAAGCTGTCGATAATATTACTCCTCCTGTAATTGCCAAGCAACTTCCACTTATAAAAATATCTATCCTAATTAATACGAATTAGCCTTTTCTTAATTATCAAAGGAGACAGTACTTCTCACGAGCTGTGGCCATCTGTACGTGTTTCATGCCGCACTAACATCCACTACACATTAATTCCTGCTTTCACATTGAAATGATCATTTTTTAAGTTTCTTAATTTGTAGGAGCGCTCCATTATTGTTATTTAGGGAATTGAAAAAgaattaaatgcaaaattaagaGAAGATTAAGAGGGGTATTCATGCCATTTGAAAGGTATCTTTTAATttgtccaaaaaagaaaaggaaaaattaagagAATGTACGTACAAGGCATCTaattaatcttaaaataaaatgtgaaagGTAATTAATAAACTCAACAACCACCTATTTGGAGATACTGGCCGGAGACACATGCATGTAACATGCGGGCATTCCATGCACTAGTGTAAGTGGTACGGTACTGTGGATTAATGTGACTTTCAACGACTGTAGCTTCTTGCTGAGTCGTTGCCGGCCGGTGCCGGCCGGTAGTAGGTTAGACGTCTTTCTTCCTAGCTTGATAGCGAACTTGTCTTCTTCCCGTCAATTTCCcatgaaaattgattttctgtCTAGTACGTGTGTCACATGCATTTATAGTAAGGGAggggaaaatataaaaaagaacagTCATTACAAACTTTTTACGCATCCACTCTTTCTCATGGAGTGGGGCTCATATGGTGTGGGTCCTACCCCATGTAAAAAGGTAGGTGTGTAAGAAGTGTTTTTGTAACACTCTCTAAAAAAGATGAAAACTATTTGCATTTGTGTACGAAGTGTGTACATTttgtgtgcaagaaacattacttgCATTTATATGCACAGCTAATATTGACATTTGTATTATTGTGTGTAAACATATTGTAGTCACACTTATATTTGGTGTGAGACTTATGAATGTGAGGTGGGTCGTACATGCACATTTTGTGTGAGACTAATGCTGACAGGGACGGAGTCAGAAACTCTTATGGGtcaagagccaaaaaaaaaaaaattattgataagTGCTAGAAGgctaagttttagtttttttttttttggaattgagggggggccatggcccctaccgCCCCGCCCCTAGTTCCATCTCTGCTCATGCATGTGGAACCTACTTTACATATATAGAACCTACACCAAATATGAGTGTATGTACAATATGTGTACGTACACAcaatgtgtgtacaaataacaaCTATTAAGgcactagtagcagataccTTATAAATGGTTTCctttcctaaatataggaaaattttgaaaaaagccACAAAAAATTACCTACATCAATTTTCCTATATTTCTCCTAaatgggtagcactgtagctacccaatgaATTATATAAcgataaaaataacaaaaagtaaaatgacaaaaggtaggaaagtaagaaaaataataaaataataataaattaaagaaagagtatttaattgatataggaaaatataagagaatttattgtgaaatgttttttaataggaatcaaaaaataattttgtttcataatttatgaaaaatggtTGGATATCTGCTACTAGTACTCTTAGATAGACAGTATTATACATTACGCAAACAAACTTGTCAACAAACTACGTCACGTCAGCCGGCAATTTAGGTCTttctatccatttttttttcatttatttttcaatagaTATGTAAAACTCCAATTGTACTCCTAATAAAaatgtaaacaatttttttttcttagaaaacttcacttaccacatCTGGTCTTTCATCAGTTTTGGAATCatattcttaaactttaaaaaatgtgaatttaGTGTATACatctttcaaattctttttgattttaccattccgttagaattttccgttcaATCCTGTCCAATTATttctcaaaatactcatgttttttttttaaaaaaaaatacaaaaaaaatttaactaaaaattataacggaggtgtgaaattgaaaaatgaaaacactataaaaacacatttaaagtttatgagtatgattgtaaaagtaatgaaagatcaatTAGAATTACTGATAAGGaagtttttccctttttttttgtgtcaaaTCGAAGGAGGTGGTCGCCGAGTAATTCTAGAAATCCATCATGTGTCACTTTTGTGTcactctaaaaatgatgtgacttttaaaattatcatttgatcaaaatttaatagtggtcAATTACAAGCTTAAAAGTGAATTTAAAAGccatttaatttttgtaaagacacaaaaataacaaaaataataacttttagTAGTACTACGTGGTTGCCACCTTCATTTTCCGGAGCTCTTTTGCTTGAATTTAAACATAGACGGCGTGGGGCACGCAAGTTAATTTGTatggtttaaaaattaattagtcaCCATCGATGATCACAAAAGTCGAAACAAAAGAGCAGAGTTTCAAATCCGGCcggtactatatatatatatatacatgcacatAATATTTACAAACGAGAAGCACGTGTATCACAGGATAAAAACGTTTCCAAAAACATGTTGTTAAGAAGCATCTTTCGCATCCTATTTAAGAACACCTCTTACCATCAAAATTACAAACGAAAAATCTCTCGATCCCTAATTCCTCCCCATCTCGTTCACTTTGTGTGATTAATTAGTCGTTAATTAGTTCTCCATATATGGCATTGTCTACTAAAGCTTTCTTTGCTTCCTCCATTCCTCCAATTGCTCCAAAAAGAATTCCACAAACTCCCAGTTCAAACCCCTTCAGCCTTACCTCTTTGCCTAGTGCTCACAAAGATTGGAGCAATAATATTTCCCAAGATAACACAATTTTGTGGCCTACTCCCTTAGAACGTCACATGTATGGGATTAAACGTGATACGGTAAGTTTCGGCCTTCTTAATTACTTCGctaattaaaattaaacttgAAGTTTTCGATTTCTAAAGCTCGATCACTCTCTTGGTCTACGTACAGGACGGTTCTAGCGTCCGACATGCAcagaaaattgaagaatgcgGGCATGTGCTAATTAGGAATGTAGGAAAAGATCCACTCCAAAGTTTAAACATGATTAATGCTGCCCAACGCCTGGGCATTGATTACTACTTTCAGGAAGAGATTGAAGCAATTTTACGCGGGCATTATGTTATATACGTGGCTCACGGTGACTGCGGTCATCAGCTTCATGAGGTTGCTCTTCGCTTCCGACTGTTGAGACAACAAGGTTACTATGTGCCTGCCGGTgggtatttcttttctttacctgTACGTGTTAATTATACGTTATTCTATAATAGAATTGATGATATATGTTAACCCCCATCATTTATGGTTTGGAACAGATGTTTTTAACAACTTCAAAGACAAGGAGGGGAAGTTTAACAAAGAACTGGCTGAAGACATTAACGGATTGATGGCTTTGTATGAAGCTTCACAGCTAAGTATAGAAGGTGAAGACATACTTGATGAAGCTGCAAACTTTAGTGAGCTGCTCCTGAATGCACGGGTGAGACATCTTGATGATGATAACCAAGTCAGAGCTGTTGGGAGGACTTTGAGGCATCCTTATCACAAAAGCTTGTCAAGGTTCATGGTTAAAAACTTTCTTGGtaattttgaagagaaaaatggGTGGTTAAAAGATTTACAACAACTAGCAAAAATGGATTTCAATATGGTCCAATCCATGCACCAAAACGAAATTGTTCAAGTTTCCAAGTAAGTTTAATGATCACTTGTTATATATACTTGATCTCGTAATTGCCAAGATAATTATTCACCTCTAACGTCAATCCTCGTCAATATCATAGATGGTGGACAGATCTTGGTTTGTCGAAGGAGCTAAAGTTTGCCAGGGACCAACCACTCAAATGGTACACTGTTTCCATGGCCTGTCTCACAGATCCAGACTTGTCAGACGAAAGGGTTGACCTCACAAAACCCATTTCTCTCATCTACATAATAGACGACATTTTCGATGTTTATGGAACGCTTGAGGAGCTCACTCTCTTCACAGAAGCTGTCAACAAGTATGCGCGCATCTCTATCACAGGAattaatttttctcttctcaTCCCCTATCAACCATTACTGATATTTAATTGTATACTGCACACAGATGGGATTTTGCTGCTCTTGAGCAACTACCCGAGTACATGAAGATATGCTTCAAGGCTCTTCACGACATCACCAACGAAATTAGCTACAAGATTTATCAAAAGCATGGGTGGAACCCCATAGACTCTCTAAGAAAGAcggtatatatttttatatatatccccgctaattaattaaccaaatATTTCTTGTCTATATTTCATTCAAATTACCAACATAGCATCTACTTTGATCGTTGCAGTGGGCGATTTTGTTCAATGCCTTTCTAGTGGAGGCACAATGGTTTGCCACTGGGCGCTCGCCGACGTCAGAAGCGTATTTGACGAACGCAGTTGTTAGTTCAGGGGTTCATGTGGTACTAGttcacattttctttcttttgggtcACCGCTTAAACAAAGAAACTGCAGAATTTGTTGATAACATGCCCGGCATTATATCTTCTCCGGGCACGATTCTTCGGCTTTGGGATGACTTGGGAAGTGCCATGGTAAGTAGGAATTAACATGAAGTTAATTCACATGCATACGAACGGCCAATTAACTAAACGGTCAAACAAAACATTTATGGATTAAGTCAACCtagtttataaatatatttctttCATGCTTAACTTATTGATCGCATGCCAATTGTAATGGCAGGATGAGAGTCAAGATGGCCATGACGGATCATACATAGACTACTACATGCAGGAAAACGAAGGCTGCTCTATCAAAGAGTCACGAGAGAAGGTTGTGAATATGATTTCAGACGCGTGGAAGCATCTAAACAAAGAGTGCCTCTCTCCAAATCGATTTCCAGCAACATTCATTGAGGCGTCTCTTAATCTTGCAAGATTGGTTCCATTGTTGTACAGTTATGACAACAACCATTGCCTTCCAAGCCTGGAGGAGCACATGAAATCCATGCTTTATGAAAGCGTCACTATGTAGAgatgtaattaattaagcacCTTCGGAAAAATCGAGCCTTTGATTACTATGTAGACA
This DNA window, taken from Alnus glutinosa chromosome 5, dhAlnGlut1.1, whole genome shotgun sequence, encodes the following:
- the LOC133869321 gene encoding (3S,6E)-nerolidol synthase 1-like isoform X1, translating into MALSTKAFFASSIPPIAPKRIPQTPSSNPFSLTSLPSAHKDWSNNISQDNTILWPTPLERHMYGIKRDTDGSSVRHAQKIEECGHVLIRNVGKDPLQSLNMINAAQRLGIDYYFQEEIEAILRGHYVIYVAHGDCGHQLHEVALRFRLLRQQGYYVPADVFNNFKDKEGKFNKELAEDINGLMALYEASQLSIEGEDILDEAANFSELLLNARVRHLDDDNQVRAVGRTLRHPYHKSLSRFMVKNFLGNFEEKNGWLKDLQQLAKMDFNMVQSMHQNEIVQVSKWWTDLGLSKELKFARDQPLKWYTVSMACLTDPDLSDERVDLTKPISLIYIIDDIFDVYGTLEELTLFTEAVNKWDFAALEQLPEYMKICFKALHDITNEISYKIYQKHGWNPIDSLRKTWAILFNAFLVEAQWFATGRSPTSEAYLTNAVVSSGVHVVLVHIFFLLGHRLNKETAEFVDNMPGIISSPGTILRLWDDLGSAMDESQDGHDGSYIDYYMQENEGCSIKESREKVVNMISDAWKHLNKECLSPNRFPATFIEASLNLARLVPLLYSYDNNHCLPSLEEHMKSMLYESVTM
- the LOC133869321 gene encoding (3S,6E)-nerolidol synthase 1-like isoform X2 → MALSTKAFFASSIPPIAPKRIPQTPSSNPFSLTSLPSAHKDWSNNISQDNTILWPTPLERHMYGIKRDTDGSSVRHAQKIEECGHVLIRNVGKDPLQSLNMINAAQRLGIDYYFQEEIEAILRGHYVIYVAHGDCGHQLHEVALRFRLLRQQGYYVPADVFNNFKDKEGKFNKELAEDINGLMALYEASQLSIEGEDILDEAANFSELLLNARVRHLDDDNQVRAVGRTLRHPYHKSLSRWWTDLGLSKELKFARDQPLKWYTVSMACLTDPDLSDERVDLTKPISLIYIIDDIFDVYGTLEELTLFTEAVNKWDFAALEQLPEYMKICFKALHDITNEISYKIYQKHGWNPIDSLRKTWAILFNAFLVEAQWFATGRSPTSEAYLTNAVVSSGVHVVLVHIFFLLGHRLNKETAEFVDNMPGIISSPGTILRLWDDLGSAMDESQDGHDGSYIDYYMQENEGCSIKESREKVVNMISDAWKHLNKECLSPNRFPATFIEASLNLARLVPLLYSYDNNHCLPSLEEHMKSMLYESVTM